The Thermobifida halotolerans sequence GTGATGATCCCCTGGACCTTGGGGGCTCTGCGCGGTTCGGGCTCCGGGGCGTCGAAGTCGCCGGGTTCGGCCCTGCGCCGCCCGCGTCGCACCGGCTCCTCGTCGAAGTCGTCGTGGTCGGCTCTGCGCCGTCTGCGTCGCACCGGCTCCTCCTCGTCTTCCTCGTCGGGGTCGTCGTCGAAGAACTCGTCCTCGTCGCGGTCACGGCCCCTGCCCCTGCGCCGGCCGCCGCGACGCGGCGGGGCGCTCGCCCTGAGCACCGCGACCCACAGCGCGCTCACCGCTCCCAGCATCATGAGCTGGCCGAGCGGGCCCAGTCCGAACCGGCTGACGAGGATCTCCAGCAGTGCCGCCAGCGCCACCAGTCCCAGCACGCCCAGTTCGTGCCGTCCCCGCGCCGGCGCCTCGGGCATGCGCCGTGCCGCCGAGACCGCCGCGGTCAGCAGCGCCACCAGGACGAACAGGTGCACGAGCGCGAGGACGCCCATCGGGATCGCGTCGTAGTGCTCCGACGCGGCCGGATAGCCGCTGTCGAAGCGTCCGCGCAGCCGGTCCAGGCTGAGGACCACCAGCGGGACGACGGTCAGCGTGGTGACCACCAGACGCGTTCCGAACCGGCCTCTGGGCGACTCCACCGCGTACTCGACGGCTCCCCACCCCAGGAACAGCGGTCCCAGCAGGCCCACACCGATCTGGAGGATGCGGAAGGTGGCGTTGGAGAAGTCCAGGAGGGCGGCGGGGAAGGCCGCGCTGAGCGCGACCGTGGTCGCCACCGCGGCCGTCACCCAGACGACGGTGGCGATTCCCGGATACCGATAAGCACGCGCGCCGAGCGCCGCGGTGGCGCTCCAGGCCACCAGGGCGCAGACGAATGCAAGTCCTACCTCGACCATCCCGACAATGATGCTGCACTTTTCGGACGGAACGCGCATTCGGTTCCGGAGCAATCCAACCCAGGAGTGGGATCATTCTGGCATATCGGTCATTTTTGACAGGGATATGTGACTTACCTCACTCCCCATGTCTTCGGGTTCCCCAACCGCGACCCACCCGCCATCCCTGCCCGTAGGCTCGTCTCCATGTGGAGCCGTCTCCGAGACCGTGACCACGGCCGCACCGCGCTCGCCGGAGCGGCCTCCGCCACGGCAGCCGCCAACACCCTCGTCCACACGGACGACGCGCACGCCTCCGACGAGCGTGCCGATCCCCACAGAACCGCCGCCTTCTTCGACGTGGACAACACGCTCATGCGCGGCGCGTCCATCTACCACTTCGCCCGCGGACTGGCCGCACGCGACCTGTTCACCACCCGTGACCTCCTCCGGTTCGGCTGGGGGCAGATGGTCTTCCGGATCAGCGGCTCCGAGCAGCGCAACCACATCAACGCCGCACGCGAGGCGGCCCTGGCGTTCGTGGCCGGGCACAAGGTCGACGACCTGGTCACGCTGTGCGAGGAGATCTACGACGAGACCATGGCCGACCGCATCTGGGAGGGCGCGCGGCGGCTGGTGCGGCGCCACCTCGACGCCGGACAGCGGGTCTGGCTGGTCACCGCGACCCCGGTGGAGCTCGCCGACATCATCAAACGCCGCCTCGGACTCACCGGCGCACTGGGCACGGTCGCCGAGTCCGTGGACGGCGTGTACACGGGCCGCCTGGTGGGCGACCTGCTGCACGGCCCCGCCAAGGCCGAGGCGGTCCGCGCGCTCGCGGAGCTGGAGAACCTCGACCTCACCCGGTGCACCGCCTACAGCGACTCCTACAACGACCTTCCGCTGCTGTCCCTGGTGGGCCACCCCAACGCGGTCAACCCCGACGACGACCTGCAACGGCACGCCCACACGCACGGCTGGCCCGTGCACGACTTCCGCAGGCACCGCACCGCGCTGACCGTCGGCCTGCCCTCCGCGATGGCGGGAGCGGTGGCGGGCGGGGTCCTGGTGGGCCTGCTACGCCGCCGCAGACCCCTCTGAGCGGCGGTCACGGCGCGCCGCCCGGAGAGGCGGGGAGGCCGCGGCGCGCCGCTCAGGCGCGCCGCTCAGGCGCGGCGCAGCGGGCGGCGCCGACGGCGGGCCGGGACCGTGCGCGACACCGCGCACCCGGCCACGTAACTGTCGAAGGCCTCCTGCGAGGTGTAGGTCGGCGACCAGTCGAGGGCGCGCTGCACCGCGCTGCAGTCCAGGAGGCGGCCGGAGTCCAACTGCCGCAGCCGCTCGGGGGAGTAGTCGAGCCGTCGGCGGCCCGCCAGGCTGCCCAGTACCCGCAGCCCCGGTTCGGGCACCGGCAGCATCATGGACCGCCCGGCCCGGCGCAGGCACTGCGACAGCGGGATCGCGTCCGGGGCGGCCACGTCGAAGACGCCGTCGCGGTCGGTGAGCGCCATCCTGCGGATGACCTCGACCCCGTCCTCCTCGTGCAGGAACTGCATCCGGGGGTCGTGGCCCCGCAGCACCGGCACCAGACGCCGCTCCAGGTACTGGGTGAGCGGAGACTCCACCGACGGCCCCATGAGATCGGCGAGGCGCAGCACCGCGATGGACAGGTCGGGCCGTCGGCGGCCGAGACCGCGCACATAGCGCTCCGACACGGCGGCCTCGGTGAGTTCTCTCGGTCGCGCCGTCCTCCGGACGCGGATCCTCTCGGCGTCCGGAACCTCCTGGCGCGGCTCGTGCGCACAGCCGTAGACCGCGGCCGTGGAGCGGACGACGAGCCGCCGCACGCTGCTGGACCGCTGGCACGCCTCCAGCAACTGCATCGTGCCCAGGACGTTGTTCTCCGCCGTCCGCGCACGCCCCGCCGTCTGCGGCGCGACGGCCAACCGGAGATGAAGGACGGTGTCGGCGCCCGAATCCCGTACGGCCGCGGCGACACCGCCGCCGTGCAACCCGGCCCGGACGAACTCCGTCCGTCCCAGCGGATGCTCGGGCGCCGCGGAGTCGACGCCGATGACTCGTTCCACGTCGGGGTGGTCCTGCAGGGCGGTTGCGACTCTGGCCCCCAGATAACCCGAGACCCCGGTGACAAGCACGACGCGGGCCATATCGACGACTCCTTCAACGGGCGGAGGTGGCGGAGGAGGGTTGTCTCCGCGTCGCTCGCAACCACCACACCCGCCGTGAGGGGAACCGGTCCTCGCGACACGTCCGCGGAGAGACAGGCCTACTTCTTGTTGCGGCGTGCGATACGGGTCTTCTTGAGCAGCTTGCGGTGCTTCTTCTTCGCCATGCGCTTGCGACGCTTCTTGATGACCGAACCCATGGGATCACCTCGGTTGCACAATCGGTGGAAAGAGCATGACGGCGTGACACGGGACAGGGGACCGATCCGCCGTCGGGGCGGGTGCGGCGGCACGCGACACGCGGCCCGACACCCGGGTGAGCCGCCTCGTCCGAAGCGGCGCCCAAAAAACTAGCCTACCCTCTCCGTCCGCGGGACGAACGCGGCCGTTTCCTCCTCGGCCCGGAACGGGCAGCTCAGGCCCCCGGTATGGCGGAACTGCCGGGGTACAGGGACGCCGCCGGTTCGGCGTAGGAGACGGCGACCAGTCGCTCCTCCTCGAAGGTCAGCGAGGTGACACTGGCCAGGTTGCACTGGCGTCGGTCCGGACGGTGCCACAGGCGCTGCTTCTCGGCGGCGCGCCGGATGACCCAGATGGGGAGCTGGTGGCTGACGCACACCGCCTCGCGCCCCCACGCCTCCTTGCGCACGTGGCGGACGACCTCGCTCATGCGCCGCACGATCGCGCGGTACGGCTCGCCCCAGGAGGGCAGGAACGGGTTGTACAGCCTGCTCCAGATGCGCGGGTCGGCGATCGAGCGGGAGGTGAAGGGCTTTCCCTCGAAGCGGTTGGCGGCCTCCAGCAGCCGCGCGTCGAGATGGACCTGCAGGTCGAGCCCGGTGGAGATCGGCTCGGCGGTCTCCTGCGCCCGTTCCAGCGGCGAGGAGTACAGCACCGCGACGTCACGGTCGGAGAGCCACTCCGCCGCGAGTTCGGCCATCTGGCGTCCCCGCTCGCTGAGATGGAAGTCGGGAAGCCTCCCGTAGAGGATTCCCTCGGGATTGTGCACCTCACCGTGGCGCAGCAGGTGGATGACGGTGGTCGTGGACATGGCGCCGGACCGCTTTCCTTCTGGTTCGTTCCTGGCCCGGTTCACGCGGTGACGGAACCGGGGCGGAGGTGGACCGTCCGCGTGGTCCCCACCGTATCGACCGCCTCGCGCAGGGCCTCCACCATCGCCTGCACCGCGGGACGGCGCCTGGACTCGCAGCGCCACACGATGTAGAGGTGGCGTACCAGGCGGGGACGGACCGGGACCGCGACAACCCCCGCAGGAAGAGTACCCCTGCCCAGGCGGGGCAGTAACGCGACACAGTGGCCTTCCGCGACCAGGGCCAACTGGGTGGGGTACTCCTGCGAGAAGTGCACGATGCGCGGTTCCATCCCGTGGGAGCGCAGCGTGTGGCACAGCCAGGCGTGGCAGATGTCGCTGGGCGGGGCGCCCACCCAGTCCTCGGTGGCCAGGTCGGTGACGGCCAGCGTCGCACGGTCGGCCAACGGGTGCGCGCTCGGCAGCGCGATCTCCGCCGGGTCGTCCATGAGGTGGAGCTTGTCCATCCCCTCGGGGAAGGACAGCGGCGAGCCGCGCCAGTCGTGGACGACGGCGAGGTCGAAGTCGCCGCGCAGCACCTGCGGCAGCGCGGCCTTGGGGTCGCACTCGTGCAGCTCCACGGTGAGTTCGGGGTGGGCCTCGGTCACCGTGCGCAGCGCACGCGGCATGATCCCGCGCGAGGCGGTGGCGAAGGAGGCGACCTTGAGCTTGCCCACGACGCTGCCGCGCTTGGCCTCCAGGTCGGCCTCGGCCTCGGCGACGAGACCGAGGATGCGTTCGGCGTGCCCGGCCAGCAGCATCGCGGCGTCGGTGAGCCGGACTCCGCGCCCGCTGCGTTCCAGAAGCCGGCAGGCGGTCTCCCGCTCCAACTTGGCGATCTGCTGGGAGACCGCGGAGGTGGTGATGCCCAGAACCTCCGCGGCCGCGCTCACCGAACCGTACTCGGCGATCGCGTGGAGCGCC is a genomic window containing:
- a CDS encoding putative quinol monooxygenase, yielding MVEVGLAFVCALVAWSATAALGARAYRYPGIATVVWVTAAVATTVALSAAFPAALLDFSNATFRILQIGVGLLGPLFLGWGAVEYAVESPRGRFGTRLVVTTLTVVPLVVLSLDRLRGRFDSGYPAASEHYDAIPMGVLALVHLFVLVALLTAAVSAARRMPEAPARGRHELGVLGLVALAALLEILVSRFGLGPLGQLMMLGAVSALWVAVLRASAPPRRGGRRRGRGRDRDEDEFFDDDPDEEDEEEPVRRRRRRADHDDFDEEPVRRGRRRAEPGDFDAPEPEPRRAPKVQGIITIYTLKEGHEAAFDDCVDEVVDEVSRLEPDTLLYACHTVPSSPQQRIVYAIYRDRLAYEEHEQQPHVIDFARRCVRHIVATNVIELSLAGASAADNLPDMLMPH
- a CDS encoding NAD-dependent epimerase/dehydratase family protein, producing the protein MARVVLVTGVSGYLGARVATALQDHPDVERVIGVDSAAPEHPLGRTEFVRAGLHGGGVAAAVRDSGADTVLHLRLAVAPQTAGRARTAENNVLGTMQLLEACQRSSSVRRLVVRSTAAVYGCAHEPRQEVPDAERIRVRRTARPRELTEAAVSERYVRGLGRRRPDLSIAVLRLADLMGPSVESPLTQYLERRLVPVLRGHDPRMQFLHEEDGVEVIRRMALTDRDGVFDVAAPDAIPLSQCLRRAGRSMMLPVPEPGLRVLGSLAGRRRLDYSPERLRQLDSGRLLDCSAVQRALDWSPTYTSQEAFDSYVAGCAVSRTVPARRRRRPLRRA
- a CDS encoding LysR family transcriptional regulator, whose protein sequence is MLDLDRLRALHAIAEYGSVSAAAEVLGITTSAVSQQIAKLERETACRLLERSGRGVRLTDAAMLLAGHAERILGLVAEAEADLEAKRGSVVGKLKVASFATASRGIMPRALRTVTEAHPELTVELHECDPKAALPQVLRGDFDLAVVHDWRGSPLSFPEGMDKLHLMDDPAEIALPSAHPLADRATLAVTDLATEDWVGAPPSDICHAWLCHTLRSHGMEPRIVHFSQEYPTQLALVAEGHCVALLPRLGRGTLPAGVVAVPVRPRLVRHLYIVWRCESRRRPAVQAMVEALREAVDTVGTTRTVHLRPGSVTA
- a CDS encoding histidine phosphatase family protein, with the translated sequence MSTTTVIHLLRHGEVHNPEGILYGRLPDFHLSERGRQMAELAAEWLSDRDVAVLYSSPLERAQETAEPISTGLDLQVHLDARLLEAANRFEGKPFTSRSIADPRIWSRLYNPFLPSWGEPYRAIVRRMSEVVRHVRKEAWGREAVCVSHQLPIWVIRRAAEKQRLWHRPDRRQCNLASVTSLTFEEERLVAVSYAEPAASLYPGSSAIPGA
- a CDS encoding 30S ribosomal protein bS22 → MGSVIKKRRKRMAKKKHRKLLKKTRIARRNKK
- a CDS encoding HAD family hydrolase, with the translated sequence MWSRLRDRDHGRTALAGAASATAAANTLVHTDDAHASDERADPHRTAAFFDVDNTLMRGASIYHFARGLAARDLFTTRDLLRFGWGQMVFRISGSEQRNHINAAREAALAFVAGHKVDDLVTLCEEIYDETMADRIWEGARRLVRRHLDAGQRVWLVTATPVELADIIKRRLGLTGALGTVAESVDGVYTGRLVGDLLHGPAKAEAVRALAELENLDLTRCTAYSDSYNDLPLLSLVGHPNAVNPDDDLQRHAHTHGWPVHDFRRHRTALTVGLPSAMAGAVAGGVLVGLLRRRRPL